The window tacttagctcaggacatgaaagttttgtttatccaatttggtaattcatcagcccataatggccttaatagttagggacaattacaggataattacaaatagactcaatattttcaagtctcttgtgttgataacagaaattctaacaatgtcaaataaacagtttttatatgaatagacacatcattgtaaaaaagggaatgaaataactatttgacaaaacaatattcaaaaatatgaatttctgatattaaaagtactatataggagaaaagccatacatagatggtgaattgtacaagaaaaaaccaaatatgatttttttgtaatttcttctaatagttatatgcatgttcatccaaaagaccgaccagatctaaatcatttgtaattacattagcccttttatgatattttaatatcaaatgacaaaatcacattgaatggatgattttttttcgtaaatcccaagattacgggtcttatacatgcgtttgtactaattcaatgataatatcatattacacttgtcatgcataaaaatatgagggcatagtaagcatgcaagatttaatgaaagatttgtgtctatgatttcatctttcacagtttattagatttatcataataacatgtaatgatattcatagcactttataagagtgagggatctcaattttctttaattaaaaatggaataagaaaggggaggaaacttatctttttcatcataaaattccagatttaatgtagaaaactatttctcaccaatatatggagaactgtatctttggatagatttgttgtactgattgagccaaagtttgagattgtgatttctattctgttgactccattgttttgttctttgtgaaactctatacaatcaagattttgtgatcttctgtttgttagagatccaccttcaccgcaccaattgataacttgtggaaaaatccttgatcagagcacttccctgtgaggcgtcgttgggatcggccggggacactccgatgccaaagtcagtaatatttctgagaataaactgtaagcacaaaagtagagaatcagtaagtgtacctttgatcctaggaagctggggtatttatataggtttttgtagccttcagcattaatggggaagcaggtgaagagttgtgtcattactcatctttgattgctatcaattctccattaatcccaacatttatcattaaaaccctcagagttgaggtattcgaacagtcaagtctttattcccctttaatggctattaattgtcatttaattgtatttattcccattcatggatggtaataaaggcgccttttggtattcttggatccgtcaaggcgtatgtacgctctccttgagagcaatggcgggtctccattactcgctctcatcgggcgtatctcgttatggcgtatctcgccatggtccacgtggcgtggcataatgctagagactccttccttttcctcattatttgcatatttgcccctgcattaattatcattagttccacattaatcatgcataaatatctcttttagaaggaataatggtttgtcattatttctattaatttttctttattccttattcaagaataatttgagtTGTTATCACATTCGTCCTTCTCCTGCTTCGACTGAGGGGGAGTGTTAGAATAACCGAATGGTTATTATTCTGTTTTAGGAAATATTGTTGTAGAGTTATTTGTGATTAGTAGGTTGATTTGTTTCCTAGATTAGCTCCTAAAATTACTCCTAGATTAGCTCCTAAAATTACTCTTGTTTCCTAGATTAGCTCCTAAAATTACTCttgtatatttgtatatatgccgtgttaggcttaagaaataatcAACAGATTATCTTCTATTATGAATATGAAATTGATGGCTTGAGATTAATGATTTTAAACTTGAATGTTTGAAAACGGCCATAAAGATGAAGAATGAGGTTCTAATTATAGTTGTGATTTCCTAAAATCACTAATCATGTTCTCCACTACTTTAATTTACAGATTTGAATATAAGGACAACATTTTTACTAATAAAGGCACAAAATATTGTAGAATAATCACCTCATGAACAGAGTGAGTAACCTTAGCAGTCAAAGCCATCAGTGGGACATTAGGAAAATGCTTGTTGAGACATTCCAATGCCCTATAACCAGAACGAAAGTCATGTCCCTAGTCGCTGGAAAGCATCAATGAGATTATTAGAAATTGATAAGCTGCAGATGATTCATTTTAATATTGATAGGCAGGGCATAAAACTGATGGATAGACTGCAATTAATCACAGTAAAAGCATCAACTAAACCAGTTATGTACCGAAATATACTAAAGCTAATCGAAAATACCATACCTCGGAGCTGTATCAGATTCGAACTAGACCCCATTTCACCTCCACTCTTCCGCTCAATAAGGACTCAAACGGTTATGCTTCCCGTGCCGTGTGTTTACTGCAGTCGAAATCGAAAAAACAATAGATGGAAACCAAGATCGATGTTGATTCTGAAGAAACCCTATGAAATTTggaaggaaaagaaagaaagaaccaAGAGATGAAAGACTAACCACGATGAGTGAGAACGAATATGTGGAAGGTTATGGAGAGCTGCTGACGTTGGTAGAAAGGAGCCTGTTTTCCGCCGGAGTTCGTGCATCTGGAGTAACCATGGAGAATTCTGAGTAATAAGGTAAGGTTGTGAGATAAAGGAAGAGAAAAGGGTGGGTGGCTGTGGTTTCAAAGAAAGAAGCAGAGAAAGCACAAAGAAGAAAATGAGCAGCTAATGTGTTTCATTGGAAGAGAATATGATTAGGGtttctaaatataatttttaaatagataattaattaatattactaATAATGTGACCTTCCTCATTACGGAATGGATTCTCTTATTTACAACATTATTTATTGAATTACTAACTTCTAAAATTTATTCAATCTatatttaaagttaaaatttattaatataaaaaaataagaaatgtcattttttgtaatattttgcagttcaatttaaattatataatttactaaatatagtatataattttaaatatttattttatattatatgtatttattttattttttaattagtttaaaaaTTTCTTTCACAACCATCTCTTTTgttgtaaaaatatttaattcttATGCAACAGCATAGGGTCGTTGTTAAAAATTTCTTTCATTTACAGCAACAACATAGAGTTGTTACTGTAAATTGATTTGTTACAGCAACAACACATATTCGTTACTGTAAATACATTCATTTACAGCAACAACACGGATTCGTTACTGTAAATACTTTCATTTACAGCAACAATATTTTGTCGTAGCTATAAATGTTTTCGTTACAGCAACAACAATGCGTTGTTGTAGTAAATGCTTTCATTTAAAGTAACAACATGGAGTTGTTGgtaaaaatattttcatttataaCAACAAAGACATTGTTGCCAAAGTTATTACCTTTTCTCATCAAATCCCACCCGTCGAAATAAATTTACAGTAACAACCTTTTGTAACGACTCAAAAAAGTTGGTTGCTAACGTTCGTTTATAGCAACAACTTCTTCCATTGTTGCCAAAGCTTGTTACCAAAAAgcgattttcttgtagtgatgcTACCATATAGGCTGTCTCGTCTTCTTCACTTAGATCCTCCCCACTTACATACTCTCCCATCCAAGTTTGCATCCTCCTATCTCTCCTATTCATTGTTTTATATGCCCCTTCTTCATTTTGCTCTTCTCCTTCACTAGTTTCTTGTCTCAAAATGTTTTCTGCCCCACTATCAAGATCTGTATctatcactacaagaaatttgGTCTATAACGAGAGTTAATCTCgtcgttaattaaataaataccgTCGTTATTAACTTATAACGACCGTATATACCGTCGTCCACCCTCGTTAATACCTCCGACACTAAAGGTATTAACGACGGTATACCGTGTCCCGTCGTTAAAACAAAACAACGACTGTATGCAGCCTGTCCTTACTACTCAATAATTAGGACAATAATGACCGTCGTTGTTAACTGATTTCACCGTCGTTATTAAGACGTATTAATGGGTGAATAAACGGTCATTATTCACATAATTCACTGTCGTTATTATGACCTTTTAATGAGTGAATAAACGATCGTTATTTCCGTTCTTCACCGTCATTATTATGAAACGTTAATGATTGAATATACGGTCGTTATTTCCAAAAACCACCGTCATTGTTATTATACTTTAGCGAGTGAATAAACAGTCGTTATTAtaaccttttaataagaaaataaaccgTCGTTATTTCCAATTTCTACCATCATCATTATAACATTCTCACGAGATAATAGACCGTCATTATTTCTATATGTACTGTCATTAGAAGTGATATTTTACAACTAAGAGATCAGTAATTATATCATGAATTAATGTGTTGTGACACTAGAATCATCTAAATACACaataaatacaaattcaataattgaaacgtaaattcaataaaatataaaCCAATTTGTCATTTAACAAGATTGAAAATAAAAGTGCAAAACTATGAACTGAAATgtgttcttgttctttctaaAATAGGAAAACAAATCATCTTGTTTCGTACATTAATATGATATAATCAAAGGCATATATAATCTCCATTAAAGCTTCTTCAACAGTTTGTTCCAAATCTCATCCCATAAGAATAATCCAACCGAACAGAACAATTAGCTCTGCTGTTACAAATGTAAACATCCAATAATAAGGGAAAGGTATAAGAGAAAAGAATAAGCAAAGACTTAGACAAAGCGTATTGGTCTATATTAGTAAGATGGACCAAAATAAACATTATTGGCATAATATTGAACATTATTGGTCTATATTAATCATATACTCCTATATTATAAGGTAATAAAGTTTGAAGATAAATAAACCTCAAGTACTTTTTCACTGTCCATACTTTTTCTTTTGTGggtgaaattaaatatatactaaAACTCTCAAAGTAAAACAAAAACTTACTTGAATTTTGGGGAATAAATGAGTAGCTAAACGCCCTggagaaagaaaaaatgaacttaaaattaaaagatataatgtaaaatattatgaaCTAATTTTCTGCCACATGTTATACATCATAAAAAAATGCCTATAAATAATTAGACAGAATAAACAAGAGAATATGAGACATGTAATTACCAAATCATGCATCAAGAgtaaaaactgtaaaaatgtatATTAGAATAGAAATTACAGCCTATTAAATCCTTAGCAACATAAGCATTCAATTTGCATTAACTTGATCACCCTGTAAACTATCATTCATTAATTCAAGggcaaagtacaaaaataaacgcTATTGTTAGGGCCATTTTCAAGCAATAAACTATGAGGATTAAAGGTTGTCAAATAGGTACATTGAGGTTTATATCAAGTTTTTAATGTGCAACAATGGCTATTGAAATAAATTATTTGATTCAATCCAGCTAATTTCCAAGTTAAACTCAAAAAAGCACCAAATCTTAGACAAACATAAAGCTATGGAAAAATCCAACTGAGAAAATTTAAATTCCTTACTCTATCCAATAATCGATGACAAATCAAACAATCTCatgttgttattgttattacTAGGCTCAACAAGTTACATGATGAAAATTGTGTGTTTAGCTCAAACATAAACTCAAAACACACAATAACGCAAAACTGTTAACCCAAAACTGAAgcaaaaattaattgaaaatttaaagcAATTGAATTTTGATAGCCTGAACATAGTTTTTAAAACCTGGGACAACTTAATTTCTTCTACAAATTTAGAGCTATTTGCTTATAGTTAAGTTTTTAAGTTTGTATTTGGGTTTAGTAATTTGTTTTCATATAAATTGTTTGCATTAAATTGTAAAACGCATCCCACAACCAAACAAAATCTCAGAACTCAACTCTACTAACGAAAAGTCAGATTGTTATGTAATTTATGCATTGAAACTAAAATAATCAGCATCAAATATATCCCACCTGATTTTTGCACCAGATTAAAACAACAATTAAGAGGGATATGACATTGAGACAcatgatttttttctttttacaacAACAGTACACTAATGAAAATCTAAGCACACAAAGCATGAAGAAAAGCAAGGATAATAGACATAGTATCATTTCATTTCAAACTTCTCACTTTACTTCAAAACTCGATATCACCAGTTAGCTCTTAAACAAACTTTGgcagaaaacaaaaataataatgcatCCCTAAATCCattaaaaaaacacacaaaaatgaaaagaatgtGAATATAAAACAATCCAAATTAACACCAACTAGATTCTTTTATCACTGAACTAGCACACACAATTTTTTCCCTATATTCAAGCACATTGTACTGTAAAATTTCTCAGAAAGGAAAATTTTAGAACACAAACAAAATGAGCATAAGGAATTAATATTGAACATATTTGAAAGGAAGTGCATGTCTGAGCATTTTACTTATTTAAAGAAGTCAAATAATATAACGACTTCAAACATATGTGATACATCAGAAAATAATAATGAacatattgaaaaaaaaatctcagCTTCAAGATATTATTTACcgctttcttttctttttagattTTGACACATCATAAGTAATTGGTAATGAATCACTTCGTGCCCAATTTTTCCCGTCTGTTGTATTCAATGTAATGCCACATTGAAACTTGAATGATTCACCCTCTTGATAAGCCTCACCaagatcatcaaaattctcattGTCATCATCTATTTGAGAAGACATATTGTATGAATCTCGTGGTTGTGTCTTAATAACAACATGCCAATTCTTATTAGCATTATCTATAGCATAAAAGACTTGAGAAGCTTGACTTGCTAGAATAAATGGTTCATTTGTTCTCAAACAACGTTGAGGATTGATACAAATGAATCCAAATTCATCTATTTTTGATCCCCACACATTGTCATGAACGTCAAACCATTTACATTTGAATAGGACAACTCTTTTCTCACCAAGATACTGCAATTCAAGAATCTCAGTTAAAATCCCATAATAATCAATAGGTCCTCCCTCATTTCCAACATCACTGCTCACACACACACCATAATTTTGTGTTCTACGTCGTTTATCACAATCTTCAATGCGAAACCTATACCCATTCACAATATAACCATCAAAGTTTGTAGCATATTGGGATGGACCACGAGATAATGACAACAAATCTCGAATATTGGATTCCTTGCTAGATGCATACATTTTTGCAACCTACAATAAAATTATGTATGAGACATTTAAACGTGGTATATATTTTCTTGATGAAGAGTTTAAAGATATACTCACTGTATCTTTAAACCAATCATTAAAAGATTGTTGTGGATGAATACTTTCTCGAATCTGGGAATACTCTCTGCAACGAATTTTTAGAAATTATTATTCATAATTATTTAAGAATTTAAAATACAATTATAGCTCTTCAAGATATTGACTTACTCGAGAAAAGGTATGACTTCATCACAATTATTTATGACATATGCATGTGCTTCCACCCATTCATCGCCCATGCTGCGAAAATAAGGAAAATCCACCATCAAAATAATCTGAACAACCATCGCCATTTCTATCTGGTTTATTAAATTTTGTCTCAATACCATTCAAGTACCTTGAGCATAGAGTCATGCACTCTTTTGCAATATACCCATATGCAATTGACCCTTCTGGACGAGCCATATTACGAATAAGAAGTTTTAAATCATGTAATTTCCGCTCAATAGGGTACATCCAACGAAATTGTACAGGGCCACATATCAAAGCTTCATTAGCCAAATGAATCGGCAAATGAACCATTATATCGAAAAAGGAAGGAACAAAACATTGTTCCAATTTACATAGAGTTATAGGAATCTGATTGCGAATTTCTTCCAACTCTTCTGCCTTTAATGCCTTAGCACTCAAACTAATAAAGAATAAAGATAGCTCGATAAAGGGGTTCGCAAACATTTTTTGGAAGGAGGCCACGTATTGCAAGAGGAATTAGATGTTGCAACAAAACATGACAATCATGACTCTTCAAACCAGAAATTTTGTGCTCTTTCATGTTCACACTTTGAGAAATGTTAGATGAGAAACCATCAGGGACCTTTAGTTGCTtaaaaaatgaacaaaatgaGTGCTTCTCATCATGAGATAACATGTAAGATGCTATAGGAATCTCAAACTTATCCTCCTTGAGAATCAAATCCAAGTCTGGACGAATGTTCATTGCCTCCAAATCTTTGCGAGATTGCATAGTGTCTTTAGTCTTCCCTTTCACATTCATGCTTGTCCCAACAATATTATCACATATGTTCTTCTCAATGTGCATCACATCCAAATTGTGTCGTAACAAAAGACTACTCCAATATGGAAGTTCAAAGAATATGCTTTTCTTGTTCAAATTGTCACCTCTATCTGCATGCTAAGGTCTTTACTCAAGATGATTCCCTCAAGGCTAGTAACTTGAGCAATGATATCAATTCCAGAGAGTGATTTCGGTGGCGGCCTCAATTCTTGAGTAccatcaaactttttttttatcttttctccATCTGTGCTTGCTATCAAGAAATCGGCGATGTCCCATATAACATTGCTTCTTACAATTAGCTAACCTCAAGTAACAAGTGTCTTTGTTACAATAAGGACAAGCCATCTTACCTTTTGTACTCCAACCAGACAAATTTGCATATGCAGGAAAGTCATTGATAGTCCATAACAAGGATGCATGTAACATAAAGTTTTGTCTTGTCGACACATCGAATGTTGCAACTCCTACTTCCCACAAATCTTTTAATTCTTCGACTAAAGGTTGGAGATAGACATCAATTGCATCTCTTGGACCATCAGGACCCGGTATAAGGGTAGAAAGGATAAAGTTAGGTTCTTTCATGCACATCCATGGTGGCAAATTGTATGGAATTAATATGACTGGCCAAATACTATACGAAGTTTTAGAATGATTAAATGGCTGAAAACCATCACTAGCAAGGCCAAGTCTTACATTACGAGGATCAGAGGAAAAGTTTTTATGAACATCATCAAAGGTCTTCCAAGCGGGGGAATCAGCAGGGTGTCTCATAACTCCATCATCTACTCTACCTTCCTTATGCCATCGCATCAAAGAAGATGTCTTCTTTGACATAAACAATCTTTGAAGTCTTGGCTTTAAAGGAAAATAACGCATTGTCTTGACTGGTATTTTCTTCCCATTTTTCCGAAGTTTAGTTTCCCCATTACGAATATCATCTTTCCA of the Euphorbia lathyris chromosome 7, ddEupLath1.1, whole genome shotgun sequence genome contains:
- the LOC136200509 gene encoding uncharacterized protein; this encodes MAMVVQIILMVDFPYFRSMGDEWVEAHAYVINNCDEVIPFLEEYSQIRESIHPQQSFNDWFKDTVAKMYASSKESNIRDLLSLSRGPSQYATNFDGYIVNGYRFRIEDCDKRRRTQNYGVCVSSDVGNEGGPIDYYGILTEILELQYLGEKRVVLFKCKWFDVHDNVWGSKIDEFGFICINPQRCLRTNEPFILASQASQVFYAIDNANKNWHVVIKTQPRDSYNMSSQIDDDNENFDDLGEAYQEGESFKFQCGITLNTTDGKNWARSDSLPITYDVSKSKKKRKR